Part of the Sulfuriflexus mobilis genome is shown below.
TCGTGTAGTGCAACAGACGCCGCAGGAAACTCTTATTTTGTTTTGCTGATTCCTTGCCGGTAGTCATGCAGATGATTCCTGAGTGTATGTAACATGGCCTCGGAAAAATGTCCCTGCCTGGTCAGGTCAGTCATGGCCTGGGAAACCTTGTCATTCCATTCTTGCCGACTCTTGGTCTCCGGCGTAATAAACTGAATACCCTGATTCTTAAGCGCCTCGCGCGCGGCGTCATTATCCTTACGATTTTGTTCACTAATCTTATTAAACGTATTACTCATTACCTCATATACGACCTTCTGATCGGCCGCCGAGAGTTTTTCAAATGTCTGGCGTTTCACCACAAGTGTCGCATAGAGATAAAGTAGCGGAATATCCGCCAGGTATTTAACTCGTGTATGCCATTGCAGGGCGATCGCACCAATAGGTGATGAACCAACTGTATTAATCAGCCCGGTCTGCAGGCCGGTCAACACATCGATGAGAGGCAAGGGTATCGGTGACACCCCAATCGCCTCAAACGCCGCACGGCTGATGCGGTCCCCTTGTGGCGACCAGACCTTCTGGTTTTTCAGATCGTCAATAGACGCAATCGGGTTACTCGACATCAGGTAGGCAAAACCACCCCCACTCAGACCAAAACTAATAAAACCTTTTTGTTTCAGGCCCTCGATGATCTGGCTATCCATATGCTGACGAACATAGTCCACTTCCGCATAGGAATTGAAGGCGAACGGGATGTTGTAGATCTGACTGTCGGCATATATCTCCGCCACACCACCACCTGTCAGGGCGCCGCCGTGTAACTGGCCAATGCGAATCTTGCGCAGCACAGTTGTATCGTTGCCCATGACCCCACCGGGATAAAACTGGAATTCCACCCTGCCGTCGGTGCGCTGTGCGATTTCTCTTGCCCCCTCACGCACGCTCTTCATCCAACTGGTACCATCCGGGAAAATAGTCGCGATCTTGAACGTCTGCGCCTGTACTGATACAGACAGACCTAACAGACATAAAAGAGACAGTAATCGCCGCATCAGAAATACTCCGTGGCAGATTCCAGTAACTGCCGTGCCTGTTGTTGTGCCAGTACATTGCTCAGGGTCAGGCCGGGGAGCTTTGGATCCGTCTCGAGAACCTCGTTTAATAACCTGTCATGCAGTTTCCGGTCGAACACCAGCCGCGCATAACGACGCGCCAGTTCCACCTTGGCGATCAGGTTCCTGCCAGCGGACAGACTGATAGCCCGTTCGAAATGTGCACGCCCCTGCTCCGGTTTGCCGCCCATACTGGCAGGCAAGCGGGTCTGCAAGACACCTAGGTATACATGCGCCTGACCATGCTCGTAATTTTCATCAAGTGCAACGATACGTTTCATCATCGCCTCGATCTTCGGCAGGTCAGCGATCGCGTTCCAGTCCTCATTATTTGCCAGCACCCAGCCCGCCCAGGTCGTTGCATAGGTATAGAGCATATCAATATCAGCCTTCTGCAGAGTATTGATCACCGCAACAAACCTGTCGAAGCCGTTTTGACCCGTCTCGCACAGTTCTTCCCGAACCAGGCAAATAGCCTGCTGCGCATAGTCACGTGCACGTGCGGATAACAGCTTTGCACGTGCCTTATCCTGAACGAATATGGACGAGTAAGTCCCGTAAAGTCGGGCACCGGCTATCAACAACTCCCGGTCGTTCGGCTGGCTCTGGATCTTACCATCGATGATCAACATATAGGCGGGGGCACCGGCCATGACAATAGCCGGGTCATCCTGGTTCATAATGCCCTTTTGCAGGTCACGTACCAGGTCCCCGGCGATCATAGAGGCACAGCCAGACAACATGCCAATTAGCATACCGAGCAAGCTGTAGCGAAGAAATGTGATACCTGTCTGGTCGTTCACGATGCCCGTTTGTCTTTTTCCATGAAAGGCAGCCTAAGGATAACCCATCTGGCGAATGGACTCTAATGAATTGGGGTCTATCTATTATTATTTCCCTATGACTATATAATGTCTAAAATCGGAACTCGAGCACCCAGCTTATGCTTTACCGCTGCCTGTTACTGGCATTACTGGTATTACCGACAATCGCCCGGGCTGGCACGGTTACGACTGGCATCGATGAGCAGGCGCGGCTTCCCTATTGGCAATACCAGGATGAGGGACTCTCGATTCGCTTTGTGCAGCGCCTCCCCGATCAAACGCGCGGCTATTTTCTGGCACGCGGGTTTTCAGCCGAGCATGCCGAATTGATTGCACAAAGCTGTGTCTTTCAGACAGTATTCAAGAACATTTCCGACAAGGGCAGGCCTGCGGCCATCCGCTACCAGCTGATGGATTGGGTGGTCTCCCATCGTGGCAGGGAGGCTGTGATGAAGACCCGTGAGGACTGGGCCAAACAATGGCAACAATTAGCCGTTCCCGCACCGGCAAGGCTGGCATTTGAATGGAGCCTGCTCCCGACCATGCAGACATACCAGCCCGGCGACTATAATTGGGGGATGTCGATATTTAACCTGGCACCCGCCAGTCCATTCACGCTGAAGCTGACTTGGCAACAATTCGATACACGACACAACGTAGTGATCCCTGGTATGCAATGTGCTGCCGATATTCATGCTGGCCCGGAGGCACAATGAAACTGAGACGAGATTTTCTTCCACACGGGCTTTGGCTGTTGCTGTTATGCCAGTCGTCCTTACTGTTCGCAGACAAACCCTCACTGCCGCCGGTCGCCAGGCCCTTTAGTGCTTATAATTTTAGTGTAATGGATATGGATGGCAAGTGGCACCGCTTGTCAGATTATCGGGGCAAGATAGTGGTACTGAATTTCTGGGCCACCTGGTGCCCGCCGTGTCGTGAGGAAATGCCCTCGATGGATCGGGCCCACAAAAAGCTCATCCATGATGATATCGTCATCCTGGCAATAAACGTCGGCGAGGATGAAGACACCATTTTTAAATTTACCGGAGATTACCCGGTCGATTTTCCCTTGCTGCTGGACCGAGACGGTGAGGTGATTAAACGCTATCCGGTTATGGGACTGCCGACGACGTATATCATCAGTACAGAAGGTCAGGTCACCCATCGTGCCGTTGGTGGCCGTGCATGGGATGATGAGCAACTGCTGAACGAATTACGTCACATGCAGAAAAAGTCCACTGGCAAACCGTTAATACAATAACAACCCGGTAAGAATCTGTCGTATCAGTATATTTATATTATTCTTTAAACAGCTCGACCGCGTTCTGGTAACGTACCTTCTCCGCGAGTTCGGGCGGTAAGGTCTTTAACCAGCGACGGTGATAGGCATAGACTTCATCCACTGTTTGCCAGCCGGTATCGGCCGAATGCCATGAATCAATCTCAGAGACCGGCCAGATCGGGTCACTGCCGATCATGAACCGGTTCGGGTAGGCTTGCATCAGCGCCAACCAGCCTTCACGCAAGCGTCCATCTTCATGCGCAACCGGCACACCACTGACGCTTTTCAGATGGTCACGCGCGGAGAACTCTACCCAGACATTGTCGCACTGTGACAGCAGCTTGCCGACGCCGTCCGCCTGCAGGCCACCGGCATGGGCCCAGATGAAGCGCGTCCTCGTGTGTTTGCTACAGATGCGTCGCATGTATTCAAAGCTCGAGGCATTCGTATGCAGGTTGACGGGGGCATTGAAATCGGCGGCGATTTGCAGAATGCTATTAAAAACCTCACTGTCCATGCGTGGACCGATACCATCCGAAACATGTAGCTCACCAACCCCCCGATACCTGCCACTGGCCAGTGCCTCACGTACCGCCCTGGGCGCCTGCTTGTTCAGAAACCAGCTGGCCTTAAGAAAGGGCTGCAAATAAGGCTGGTAGAAGTGCACGAGTTGTACGTTATCCGTGCTATGCAGGTCGAGTACCAGTTCCGGTGGCGTACCGAAGACCACGGCCAGGGTGACGTCATTACGTTGCAGGGCCTCGACTGCCTGTTGTGGCGAGGTCACCTCAATCTGGCTCCATTTATAGTGCACATGCACATCTGCCAGCGGCGGCAACGAACCGGCCAAGGTGCTGCCGATATTCGCTGCCAGTATAAAACATGAAATAATAGAAATTTTTGTCAAATGCCCAGTGCCTTTATTGTTGACTTGATTTTTTCTGTGTGTTTCTAATTATCTTCCCTGGTTTGGCAACCTGCAACCTGACTGCTTGATGGAACAGGCACATACTAATTCTTGTCATAAGGATCGTTCTTGGATATTTTAATACTGTTTAGCATGGGTGCCATTGCCGGCACGCTCGCCGGCTTGTTGGGAATAGGTGGCGGTATTATTATCGTGCCGGTACTCGCATTGGTGTTTAGTGCCCAGGGCGTTAATGTCGATGTTTTAATGCACGTTTCTATTGGCACATCACTTGCCACTATTGTCATCACATCTATTTCATCCATACGCGCGCACCAACAACACCAGGCCATTCAGTGGGCGGTGTTTCGTCGGATTACCCCAGGGGTATTATTCGGTGCGCTACTGGGGGCCCTGTTGGCAAAATTTATTTCTGGCGATAATCTGCAGGTTATTTTTGGTGTGTTTATGTTGTTTGTTGCGGCACAAATGATCTTTGGCAACACCACCGAGCCACATCGTCAATTACCCAAAACCCTGGGTATGTTTATGGCCGGTACGTCAATTGGTACTATATCCTCCCTGATGGGTGTGGGTGGCGGCTCTATGAGTGTGCCATTCCTAACCTGGTGCAATATCGCCATACGTAATGCGGTCGCTACCTCTTCTGCCATTGGTCTGCCTATCGCTATCGCGGGGGTAAGCGGCTTTATATTGACCGGCTGGGGCGTAGAACATCGGCCACTATGGAGCCTGGGATTTGTGAATATCCCGGCATTCTTTAGTATTGTCGTCGCGAGCACCTTGTTTGCACCAGTGGGTGCACGACTTACACACCGTATTCCACCACGTCGCCTGCGCCTGTTCTTCGGTTTTTTCCTGTTGATCTTAAGTGTCAAATTTCTTTATGTATAAATAAGGTCTTGGCACAATCGGCCTGTCCATTCGCATGACCCAGTGTATCCCCTGTTAATTTGTGGGCTATCTAGTAGTGCCCCGTATTGTCACTTTTATATTAGCCCTTCATTATATTCTACGAGTACATTATTTTTGGGAACAAAATCCAAGTGTAATAGTCTATAGTCCTTGTCTGGATTTATGCCAGACAACACCATAGCGAATTATAATTAATATTAATAAGATATCTTAAAGGAGAAATAACGATGAATGGGAAAAAAACTACTGGAGCTGCCCTGGCCATTGCCGCCGCCGCCATGTTTGCCGCCGCCCCCATGTCAGCAATGGCTGGAAGCGACAAGGGTAGCAGTGATGCCAAGGTCCATTGTTATGGGGTAAACAAGTGTAAGGGTCATAACGACTGCAAGACCGACAAAAATGCCTGTAAGGGCCATGCAAGCTGCAAGGGTGAAGGTTTTGTTGGTATGTCCAAGCATGCCTGTGATGAAATCGGTGGTAAGGTCGGTAAGTAAGTCCGGCTGAAATAGAGGGGCGGGCAGGATGCCCGCCCCTTTTTTTCCCAATTAACTAAAATAATAATGACGGTTATGAACGTTGAGCAGCCAAATATACCCGAACACCCGACTTCGCGGCCCTATCTGGGCTACGGCCTGGGCCTGCGCACCGAATATTACGACACGATCCTCGAACAACAACCGAACGTCGACTGGCTCGAGATCATTTCCGAGAACTACATGGTCGATGGCGGCAAGGCATTGCACTATCTGGACCGCTTCCGCGAGCGTTATCCCATCGTTATGCACGGGGTCAGCCTGTCCATCGGCAGCACCGACCCGCTGGACCAGGATTATCTGCGCCGCCTGAAGGGCCTCGTCGAGCGCATCAATCCGGTATGGCTATCGGACCACCTGTGCTGGACCGGACAGGGTGGCCACAACGTCCATGACCTGTTGCCACTGCCGTATAACACCCCGGCCGTCAGTCACCTCGTCGACCGTATCAAGCAGGTGCAGGACTTTCTCGGCCGCCAGATCCTCATGGAGAACGTCTCCAGTTATGTCACCTACACCCACTCGCAAATGAGCGAATGGGAGTTTTACTCCACCATCGTCGAGCAGGCCGACTGCCTGATGTTACTGGATATCAATAATATTTATGTCAGCGCCGTCAATCACGGTTTTGCGCCCCTCGATTACCTTAACGGCGTGCCACGGGAACGGGTGCAACAGATCCACCTTGCCGGCCATACCGACTATGGTGATTTTATTGTCGACACCCATGACCACCCCGTCGTCGATCCGGTATGGGACCTGTATGCCCGGGCCGTTGAACGCTTCGGCGCGATATCGACCATGATCGAACGCGATGACAACTTCCCCCCCTTCGACGAACTCATGGCCGAACTTGACCAGGCCCGCGCCATCGGTGACCACGTCCTCGGCAAGCAGCAATGCACAGCCTGAAGGATCTGAGGGGTCTACAGGCCGCCTTCAAGCGCCACCTGTTCAACGGCGACAATGATATCGTCGGGCATATCGTGAGCATGGAAAACGCCAACAACGAACAGCGCCTGAACACCTATACCAATGCCTACTATGGCCGTCTGGTCGAGACCCTGACGGGGGATTACCCGGCCGTGCGGGCCCTGCTGGGTGAGGAGGCGTTCACCGTCCTGTGCCACGACTATATTCAGGCCCACCCCTCCACGCATTATTCACTACGCTGGTTTGGCCGGCACCTGCCGGCCTTCCTGGCCGAGGCCGCGGACAGCCGGGGGCGGCCCTTTCTGGCCGAGCTGGCCAACCTGGAATGGGCCTTTATCAATGCCTTTGATGCAGCCGATGCCGAGGTGCTGGATGAAGGCGCAGTCACGACCATCGCCGCCGAGGCCTGGCCCGGGATCACTATCACCTTCCATCCCTCCCTCCAGCTCGTCGACTATGACTGGAACATCCTCGACCTGTGGCGCACGGTACGCGACGAGGAAACCATCCCACCGCCCGAGGCACTGCGTGAAACGTCAACGTGCCTCATCTGGCGTCAAGGTCTTACCACGCGCTATCGCATCCTTGAGGCCGATGAGGCCGAGGCCCTCAAGGCCGCCCGGCAAGGCGCAGGGTTCGCCGAGCTGTGTGAGATCGTGACGCGGGTCTTACCGGCCGCCGAGGATGAAAACGGGCAACTCGAGATCGCACTGCGTAGCGCCGGTCTGCTGAAGACCTGGTTGGCAGAGGGGATGGTCGTGGGTCTGAACTAATGACTAATAAATAATCACCCCGCAGAAAGCATCCGTTATTATTGTTTGTGCATTAGTTAAATCAGAGCACAAGGCGTTGCAGTAACACAACTCCTCCGCGAGCTCGGCCATCAAGGTCTTTAATTTGTGTCCAATCATGGATTGGAAAGTACTATTTTATAATATTAGAAACCATTACTCCCTGATCCATTTTCCCCGACGCCGCCGGTTCACCAGCAGAAAACCCCTTGACTTCACACCTACTCGTAACCGAGTATATTTACCGTACCAGTACGGTACATGTGGATGGATATCACAAACCTGATCATGGAGGAAACACCTATGGACCCAAGTCTCAAAGGCTCTGTCTCTATTGGTACCTGGCCGACACCAGAGCGCACTATCCGTGTATCCCTACCCGGCAAAATAGCCTACGACCTGAATGCCTTTCAGAAGGCACAAGCCACGATACTTGATCGGCTTGGCTGTACTGCATGCTGTTCCGGATGGGATATTCGTTTCGACATCGTCAGAAATTTTGCTGTTGATGAAAACCTGCATATCCAGGACCTGGTATCAGGTGTTGTCGTTACTGAAGGTTAAAACAGGATCACTGTCACCATCAATCTAATGTAATTTGCTTTTTCATGGAGGAAATATTCATGGCTAAAACACTTCACCAATCCGTAGCCATCGACACAGTGCCACTTCCTGAGCGAACAGTACGCGTTAGTTTACCCGCCTCAGTGGCTTATGATCTTAATCGTTTCCAGAAAGTCCAGGCCACGATTCTCGATAAGCTTGGCTGTACCGCATGCTGCTCTGGATGGGATATCCGTTTTGATATCATTAGATCATTCGAATTCGATGAAAAGCTCAATCTCAGGTAACTCGTCAAGCAACGTCTATTGAGTTTTTACTGATGACGCGGACACTGCCCGAACTCGGTGTCGGTATCGTCTATATTCCCGGACTCGAGCCTTTGCTCGAGCCCGGATCCACCTGCGTTGACTTCCTCGAAATAGAGCCACAAACACTCTGGCAGTATCAGCCCGGCGGTGAACTATCGTATGTCCTTCCTGATTACACCTTGCGTCACCTTCAGGCCTTGCCTCAGCGCAAGCTTGTGCACAGTGTCGGCAATGCACTGGGCGGCACCCATCAACCCGACACGGCATTTGCCGCGGCGCTTGCGGCTACTATCCAGACACTCGATGCACCCTGGGCAAGCGAACACCTGAGTATCACCCAGGTCAGCAGCGCCCAGGCAGGCTTTCATACGAGTTTCATGCTGCCATCACTGCAAACACCTGAGGGCGTCAATGTTGCAGCAGCAACGATACGCCGTCTCAGTGAGCAGCTACCCGTGCCATTAGCGGTTGAAACCGGCGTTAATTACCTGCAACCACGCGCTGACGATATGCCAGATGGTGAGTTTTTTGCCGCCGCGGTTGAGGCGGCAGACTGTGGCATAGTACTCGATTTACATAACATCTGGACCAATGAGCAAAACGGCCGACAGTCTGCAAGGGATTTTCTCGCCAGCATTCCGCTTGAGCGTGTCTGGGAAGTACATCTGGGTGGCGGTTTTGAGCACGAGGGTTACTGGCTCGATGCACATTCAGGTGCCGTACCCGGACCGGTACTGGCCCTCACTGAAGAGATATTGCCATACCTGCCTCATGTCAAAGCCATTACCTACGAAATCTTCCCGGCCTTTATTCCGCTGTTCGGCCTCGAGGCAATTCAAGCCCAGCTGCAGGACATTCATTCACTCTGGTCAACGCGTCATACCTCAACGCCGCCACCCGCATATATTCGCACAGCTGCTACGCATGTCGTCTCCACTCCCCAACATAAAGCTAACCCCATTACACCGGTCCTATGGGAACAGACCCTCGGTGAACTAGTGACACATGGAGAGATAACCGGGCCTTTGGCAGAACAACTACGCCAGGACCCGGGCATTGAACTGATGCAAAAATTAATCTGGAAATTTCGGGCCGGTGCCATTGTCAAAAACCTCGGCACGTTGACCCGGTTGATCATGATCCATGCCGGTGATAGCCATCTCGAGACATTGCTTGATGGTTATTTCAGACAAACCAAGCCGCGAGCCTTCGCCTCCGAAGAGTGCAATGGTTTTCTGTGTTATTTACACAAGGCCGCCTTAACCGTTCCCTACCTGGAGGATATCATCCGCTTTGAAGAAGCCTCAATGCAGGCGTTGGCTACCCAGGAAAATCAATACATCCACTTCCGCTACGATCCGCGCGCCTTATTGGAGGCCATCCTCAGGGGTGAGCTCCCCGATCACCTGGAAAGCGGTGCCTATGAGCTTGAAATCCCACCACCGGCAATAGCCGAGGTTGACGCCATGCATCAGGGAAAAGTGCCCAGGGAATAAACGTACTCTTCCTTTATTCTGATAGGCGATAAAAATACTGCTGGCTTTTTAGTTAGTCTTTTTTGACACCTGCCGGTTTGCGTCTATATCCAAAGAAGGTAATGAGCGCCACAATTAATAATATCAATTGCAGTGAAAGACCCTCGACATTCGGATAAATACCCAGGATATCGATACGCGGGAAGCTAACCGGGTCTAATGGTAACTTTCCTGCCTCTTGCAGTGCTGCAATACCCTTGCCTGCAAACACAATGGCCAGCACAAACATGAACACGCTTGTGAAGGAGAAAAACTGTCGTAATGGCAGGCGCGCGCTGTAGCGCAGGATCAACCAGGCGAGCAATACCAGTGCGCCGGCGGCAAATCCCATCCCTGCCACCATTGATGCCTTGGCGCCCGTCCCTGCCTGCACCCACATTGCCTGATAGAAAAGTATCGTTTCAAATACCTCCCGGTATACGGCAATAAAGGAGAGACCCGCGATCCCCCACATTGTGCCGGCACTGAGCGCCTTGTTAATGGAGCCCTCGATAAACCGCTGCCACTGCTTTGCGTTGGTTTTACTGTGCAACCAGAGGCCAACCCAGAATAAAACCGCCATCGCAATGAGTGCGGCAACCCCTTCGGTAATTTCCCGGCTTGCGCCGCTGAAGGTCACCAGATATTGTGAAGCCAACCAGGTAAAGACGCCGAGTATCAATGCCCCAACCCAGCCTATATGCAAATACAGCATGCCATCGCGGCGGCCTGTCTTGATGAGGAATGCCGCCAACGCAGCGATAACCAGTAACGCCTCAAGACCTTCCCGTAAAAGAATAATTAACGCACCGCTAAAGGCCGCACTCGTCGACAGTGTGTGGGTCTCAAGGACCTCCGCAGAACGTTGCAATAATGCCAGGACATGTTCCGATTGCGCCTGAACCTTATCAATCCCTGCAGAACGTTTAATCAATTCCCGGTAGGCGGTCATGGCCACTTCAACATCGCCTTTCAGTTTATGATCAACGTTATCAATACTGTGCTCTATTAACTCGAAACCATCCAGGTAGGCTGCCAGGGCGTGTTTATATGCCACATCTTGCTTACCGGCCTTATATGCCTGCACACTGCTGGCAAGCCTTTCACGGGCAAACTGGAGGGGAGACGACTTGCCTGAAAACAATACGCCCGGCTCAGAGCGCAGGTAACCCATCAACGCCAGGCCATCCTCACCATAACGCTGTGATGCCTCATTCGGTGTCAGGGTAGTCAGTGTTTTCAGCTCGGCCAGTGGCGAAGTCTGCTTGGAGACAGACCAGAGTGTATTACCCCTGTCTCGTTCCGCCTCTGACACGGCCAGTTTGCCGACATAAAATGCCAGGGCCCAGCGGTCATTTTCATTCAACTGCCCCGTATAAGACTGCATGGCCGTGCCCTCCACGCCCATGCTAATCGTGCTGTACAAACCATAGATTGTTCGTTCACGAAACCGGGCCACATCGAGGAAGTTGGTCGGGGCAGGCTCCAGGCCACGCGCCAACTGGCCATTGCCCAGTCCAGTCTCGCCGTGGCAGGCGGCACAACTTTCTGCATACAGGCCTTGCGCGCGCCTCAGGTCGGGAACGTTACGGGGCATCACTGACAGTTTGAAATGCGTGAGCACAGTATGGCGCAATGCCGAAGTGACTTGTGCGACCTCGCCCGCCTCCGCATGCCGTGCGATCAAAGACTGTAACTGCGTGGCCTGCGAGACAAGGTCCGCCTTTGGCACCTGGCCAGCCAATTCAGCGGCCTGCGTCATGACGGTCGCGGCAAACTCCTGCATCTCTTCATATTCTGCCGCGTTGACAACCTTGCCGTCCTGAACCGCGCCGGGGTAATCTACACCAATATAATCAATGAGTTGCATAAAGCGACCAGTATCTACAACCGCATTGGCCAAGCCGGACAAGAGTATAAATACCAATCCAATCAATAACTTCACTACAACACCCTCATACTCGCAACAACACAAATACTAATGCAAATGATTATAGTTATCATTTAGATATTAATCCAGTCATCCGCGCGGCATTTTTCACATCTTGGCAACGGCCTCGAATGACAGGGGCTGTAATGAGCCTCATATAAGGAGAACATAGTGAATAAAGTAGAAAAAAGATGCGACAAGCCAGGCGCTTTGCGTAGAAGGCTGATATTCAAACAAGTCCCGGGCCCTTGCTCTTCTCCACAGCCCTTCTGCGTAACAGCGACCCCTATGGCAACTGTAGACATCGAAAGGTGCTTCTCATCGCTACATTACACAGGGTTAAGGGTAAATTCTCTTAGATATTTGAAGAAGCTTCTCTCAAAATACGGTTATTCCGGCTGTTTCAGTAACGGCCTGTCGAATTCCAAATCGATACCTATTTGTCGTTCTATTTCTGAGATATTGATCATCGTATTAAGGCTTTTAATCTTTCCGTGGCGTATTTCCCAAAATGAGGCCGCCGGGAATGCGATAATTTTATCACTCACCGGTAATCCAAATACCGGCTTTTTGACAGCACCTATAAAACTGGTATGTGTCATAACGCGATCACCTTCGCTCATGATCTCTTCTATCTCTACGATTAACCCGGGAATGGCCTCACGAAGCTCAGTAATAAATTCAATATAATCCTCAAGATTCAGGATTTCGCTAGTAAAGGTCGTTTGATAATAGAAACTTGGTGAGACCACCTCTCTGAATTGATCAAACTTACCTTCATTCCATGACC
Proteins encoded:
- a CDS encoding ester cyclase, translated to MSKANKQLVLDHISWSWNEGKFDQFREVVSPSFYYQTTFTSEILNLEDYIEFITELREAIPGLIVEIEEIMSEGDRVMTHTSFIGAVKKPVFGLPVSDKIIAFPAASFWEIRHGKIKSLNTMINISEIERQIGIDLEFDRPLLKQPE